From Juglans regia cultivar Chandler chromosome 8, Walnut 2.0, whole genome shotgun sequence, the proteins below share one genomic window:
- the LOC109019992 gene encoding uncharacterized protein LOC109019992 — protein sequence MALLTFLPEPSEPKKQQYSKHKRKKQKKPPSSWDQIKNLITCKQIEGSRVHDPSKNYGATGVGYSKLGSSCSSICSFRDTVHGKARVVHRADNSPEGSIVGTQETGLLSRKTVAGGSSTRPVSRSATARSNGGSTYSSGSRSGMQFRKLSGCYECRMIVDPSRYPIPRTTICACSQCGEVFPKVESLELHQAVRHAVSELGHEDSGRNIVEIIFKSSWLKRDNSICKIERILKVHNTQRTIQRFEDCRDAVKTRALNSNKKNPRCAADGNELLRFHCTSLTCTLGASGSSNLCSSIPTCGVCTIIRHGFEGKGEECKGIMCTTTASSGKAHDSLRCADSRRAMLVCRVIAGRVRRIGDDATPMDEDNVSGGLYDSAVGCAGIYSNFEELTVFNPRAILPCFVVIYKALES from the exons ATGGCGCTCTTAACTTTCTTACCAGAGCCCTCAGAGCCtaaaaaacaacaatattccaAACACAAGCGAAAGAAGCAGAAAAAACCACCGTCTTCATGGGACCAAATCAAGAACCTCATCACCTGCAAACAGATCGAAGGGTCCCGAGTGCATGATCCGTCAAAGAATTACGGTGCCACAGGCGTTGGGTACTCGAAGCTAGGGTCTTCTTGCAGCTCCATATGCAGCTTCCGGGACACAGTTCATGGGAAAGCTAGGGTTGTTCATAGAGCTGATAACTCGCCAGAGGGCAGCATAGTCGGTACTCAGGAAACTGGGCTGCTGAGTCGGAAAACCGTAGCCGGCGGGTCTTCAACTCGGCCAGTATCAAGGTCAGCAACAGCAAGATCCAACGGTGGATCAACGTACTCGTCTGGTTCAAGATCAGGCATGCAATTCCGAAAGCTTTCCGGATGCTATGAGTGTCGCATGATCGTTGACCCTAGCAG GTACCCAATACCAAGGACCACTATTTGTGCTTGCTCTCAGTGCGGGGAAGTCTTTCCGAAGGTTGAAAGCTTGGAGCTTCACCAAGCAGTTCGCCATGCtg TATCGGAGCTGGGACATGAAGATTCGGGTCGAAACATCGTGGAGATCATCTTCAAATCAAGCTGGCTCAAAAGGGACAATTCAATATGCAAGATTGAGCGGATATTGAAGGTTCACAACACCCAGAGGACGATACAACGGTTTGAGGACTGTCGAGATGCAGTCAAGACTCGTGCGTTGAACAGCAACAAGAAAAACCCAAGATGCGCCGCTGACGGGAACGAGCTCCTCCGATTCCACTGCACCAGCTTAACATGCACGCTTGGGGCAAGCGGCTCGTCCAACTTGTGCAGCTCTATACCTACTTGTGGAGTATGCACCATCATTAGGCACGGGTTCGAAGGTAAGGGCGAGGAGTGCAAGGGGATCATGTGTACCACCACTGCAAGCAGTGGCAAAGCCCACGACTCCCTACGTTGTGCGGACAGCCGCAGGGCCATGCTGGTGTGCCGTGTCATTGCCGGGAGGGTGAGGCGTATAGGGGATGATGCAACGCCAATGGATGAGGACAACGTTTCAGGTGGATTGTATGATTCTGCCGTTGGCTGCGCTGGGATCTACTCCAACTTTGAGGAGCTGACTGTTTTTAATCCTAGGGCTATCCTTCCTTGTTTCGTAGTGATCTACAAAGCCCTGGAGTCTTGA